In the genome of Gammaproteobacteria bacterium, one region contains:
- a CDS encoding TauD/TfdA family dioxygenase, producing MGVTYLDCSNETCEIRQPASDRLVWLADDIKSSDYLIEVPGEALAEIEGLVKFFTDNPLPLLQRKLDELELPVCRTLMKRMKSILDDGVGFAVLDRLPMDDYPIDTLLEVYWVLGQCIGRPVAQKWDGRMIYDVSDTGQKYAYGTRGSYTSVELNFHTDNAFARMVPDFVGLLCRHPAKTGGVSRFCSLYSVHQRMFERYPDELARLYQPVLFDRQKEHCDGAAPVCLAPYFSWRNGRMFARANASLIRKGYEVASESMDKALARALEAIDEVCAAEDLWFEAPLERGQIQYLNNHEVGHYRSAFEDYDEPGRKRHLYRLWHRQAGSTSYDGQYP from the coding sequence ATGGGTGTCACTTACCTCGACTGCAGCAACGAAACTTGCGAAATTCGCCAGCCCGCGAGCGATCGGCTGGTTTGGTTGGCCGATGATATCAAGTCCAGCGACTACCTGATCGAAGTTCCCGGGGAAGCGCTCGCGGAAATCGAAGGACTCGTTAAATTTTTCACCGACAATCCGCTGCCATTATTGCAGCGCAAGCTCGACGAACTCGAGCTGCCTGTTTGCCGGACCCTGATGAAACGCATGAAATCGATTCTTGACGATGGCGTCGGTTTCGCGGTGCTCGACCGATTGCCGATGGACGATTACCCGATCGATACGCTGCTGGAGGTTTACTGGGTGCTCGGCCAGTGCATTGGTCGCCCGGTGGCGCAGAAATGGGATGGACGGATGATTTACGACGTCAGCGACACAGGCCAGAAATATGCCTACGGCACGCGCGGCTCGTATACATCGGTAGAACTTAATTTTCACACCGATAACGCATTCGCGCGTATGGTGCCGGATTTCGTCGGCCTGTTGTGTCGTCACCCGGCGAAAACTGGTGGTGTCAGCCGCTTTTGCAGCCTTTACTCGGTGCATCAGCGCATGTTCGAGCGATATCCCGACGAACTTGCGCGGCTCTACCAGCCGGTGCTGTTCGACCGCCAGAAAGAACATTGCGACGGTGCCGCACCGGTTTGTCTTGCACCCTACTTCAGCTGGCGCAATGGTCGCATGTTTGCGCGTGCCAATGCATCGCTGATTCGCAAGGGTTACGAAGTGGCCAGTGAGTCCATGGATAAAGCGCTGGCCCGGGCGCTCGAGGCCATCGATGAAGTCTGTGCGGCTGAAGATTTGTGGTTCGAGGCACCACTGGAGCGCGGTCAGATCCAGTACCTCAACAATCACGAGGTCGGGCATTACCGCAGTGCATTCGAGGATTACGACGAACCCGGGCGAAAACGTCATCTTTATCGGCTCTGGCACCGCCAGGCGGGCTCGACGAGTTACGACGGCCAATACCCGTAA